One window from the genome of Acinetobacter lanii encodes:
- a CDS encoding PqiC family protein: protein MSKGCWQYSMFALCGSLILAGCSSSNTPNYYSLTPQIAPVVQSNQVRVIEVLPVGLSDRLNRIPLVIQTPKGESKVLNEERWTSTLSAELRDSLSTGLQQKLGAFDRYNSGMTGGKAAYRIAIDFSRFDFIQSTDNSSAKGKTPSADQVVIAVAWTVKYDDPNRPLSNPKNAQESPKHNQLSCRMQWTQPIAMRDPKLIDAVETSRQSLAQVIDGISTSVLALERKSKPSLSHGACN, encoded by the coding sequence ATGTCAAAAGGCTGTTGGCAGTACAGTATGTTTGCGCTGTGTGGCAGCTTAATATTGGCGGGATGTTCTTCTTCAAATACCCCCAATTATTACTCGCTGACGCCGCAGATTGCACCGGTAGTGCAATCCAATCAGGTGCGTGTAATTGAAGTTTTGCCTGTGGGCTTGTCGGATCGACTGAATCGAATTCCGCTGGTGATTCAGACGCCAAAAGGCGAGTCTAAAGTACTGAATGAAGAGCGTTGGACCTCAACTTTGTCTGCCGAGTTAAGAGATAGCTTGTCTACCGGCTTGCAACAAAAGTTAGGGGCTTTTGATCGTTATAACAGTGGCATGACCGGAGGCAAAGCTGCCTATCGTATCGCGATTGATTTTTCCCGCTTTGATTTTATTCAAAGCACGGACAATAGTTCGGCTAAAGGCAAAACGCCCAGCGCAGATCAGGTGGTGATTGCCGTGGCATGGACGGTAAAATATGATGATCCTAATCGTCCACTCTCCAATCCTAAAAATGCACAAGAAAGTCCAAAGCACAATCAATTGAGTTGTCGTATGCAATGGACACAGCCCATTGCGATGCGTGATCCTAAACTGATTGATGCTGTGGAAACCTCACGTCAATCTTTGGCTCAGGTGATTGATGGGATTTCCACCTCAGTATTGGCGTTGGAGCGCAAGTCCAAGCCAAGTCTGAGTCATGGAGCGTGTAATTAA
- a CDS encoding 4-phosphoerythronate dehydrogenase, which produces MKIIADENLAFTDYFFSAFGEIEHKAGRTLTHADVQDADALLVRSVTKVDADLIQNTAIKFVGSATIGTDHLDIAAIEKNGIAWSNAAGCNAQAVAEYVITALLHLKPELIHAQHDFTLGIIGLGNVGSRLATMAQLLGWNVIGYDPFVQRDHVQQVEFDELLKQADAISTHVPLTKTGDHPTYHLIDAAAFNQMKAEAILINSARGAVVAEADLIVDIEKTSRQVVLDVFEHEPVISEQLLNLITLVTPHIAGYSLEGKARGTQMIYDAFCQKFGYEADKKFETQLPVCEQYFQDQDLKTVLINKLSDIYDIQRDDQNLRACLKDGKVDQQAFDHLRKTYPLRREWAAHGGPKA; this is translated from the coding sequence ATGAAAATTATTGCAGATGAGAATCTGGCATTTACCGATTATTTTTTCTCAGCATTTGGCGAGATTGAGCACAAAGCAGGGCGTACTTTAACGCATGCAGATGTTCAGGATGCGGATGCGCTTTTGGTTCGCTCAGTGACAAAAGTCGATGCTGATCTGATTCAAAATACTGCAATCAAATTTGTGGGCAGTGCCACCATTGGTACAGACCATTTAGACATCGCTGCAATTGAAAAAAATGGCATTGCTTGGTCAAATGCAGCGGGCTGCAATGCGCAGGCGGTGGCTGAATATGTGATTACCGCTTTACTGCATTTAAAACCAGAACTGATTCATGCTCAGCACGATTTTACTTTAGGGATTATTGGTCTAGGGAATGTCGGTTCACGTTTAGCAACCATGGCGCAGCTTTTAGGTTGGAACGTGATTGGCTATGATCCTTTCGTGCAACGTGATCATGTACAGCAAGTTGAATTCGATGAATTATTGAAACAAGCTGATGCCATTTCAACCCATGTACCTTTGACCAAAACAGGGGATCATCCGACTTATCATTTGATTGATGCGGCTGCTTTCAATCAGATGAAAGCGGAAGCGATTTTGATTAACTCTGCTCGTGGTGCTGTGGTGGCAGAAGCGGATTTAATTGTAGATATTGAAAAAACTTCACGTCAGGTGGTACTTGATGTATTTGAGCATGAACCTGTGATTTCGGAACAGCTATTAAATCTGATCACTTTAGTGACACCGCATATTGCAGGCTATAGCTTAGAAGGCAAAGCACGTGGCACACAAATGATTTATGATGCCTTTTGTCAAAAGTTTGGCTATGAAGCCGATAAGAAGTTTGAAACCCAGTTGCCAGTCTGTGAACAATATTTCCAAGATCAAGATTTAAAAACGGTGTTGATCAATAAGCTTTCAGACATTTATGACATTCAACGTGATGATCAAAATTTACGTGCATGTTTAAAAGATGGAAAGGTAGATCAGCAGGCTTTTGATCATTTACGTAAGACCTATCCACTGCGCCGTGAGTGGGCTGCACATGGAGGGCCAAAAGCATGA
- the epmA gene encoding EF-P lysine aminoacylase EpmA: protein MNQTIQYQPTCDIKAMQARAKMYAQLRQFFAERGVMEVETPILSQAGVTDVHLASVQAMRHISGRKQTHYLQTSPEFPMKRLLASGSGPIYQICKVFRDDEHGRKHNSEFTMLEWYRPSLSLKDLMFEVSDLLNVTLAQRFGEVRPTVLSYKHAFMDRLDLNPLQATLKELKDAARRVGLNLDLGDDRLGYIDLLFSHMVEPSLGFDTPVFLTDFPPEMASLAKTKLDEDGELVAARFELYIEGLELANAYDELIDAEVLRSRFEADNAEREKLGLHVMPIDEYLLAALPNMTECSGIALGIDRLLMIATEKMRLEHVITFPADVS from the coding sequence ATGAATCAAACGATTCAGTATCAACCGACCTGCGATATCAAAGCCATGCAAGCCCGTGCCAAAATGTATGCACAGCTACGCCAATTCTTTGCAGAACGTGGCGTGATGGAAGTCGAAACCCCGATTCTATCGCAAGCGGGCGTGACCGATGTGCATTTGGCCTCTGTACAAGCCATGCGTCATATCAGTGGTCGCAAACAGACCCATTATTTACAGACTTCACCTGAATTCCCTATGAAGCGTCTGTTGGCAAGTGGCAGTGGTCCGATCTATCAAATCTGTAAAGTCTTCCGAGATGATGAACATGGACGCAAGCACAACAGTGAATTTACCATGTTGGAATGGTATCGCCCCAGCTTAAGTTTAAAAGACTTGATGTTTGAAGTCAGTGACTTACTCAATGTGACGTTGGCGCAGCGTTTTGGTGAAGTGCGTCCAACGGTTTTAAGTTATAAACATGCCTTTATGGATCGTTTGGATCTTAATCCTTTACAGGCGACCCTAAAAGAATTAAAAGATGCTGCACGCCGTGTCGGTTTAAATTTAGATTTGGGTGATGATCGATTGGGTTATATTGACCTATTGTTCTCACATATGGTTGAACCGAGTCTAGGCTTTGACACACCTGTATTCCTCACTGACTTTCCACCTGAAATGGCATCCTTAGCCAAAACCAAATTAGATGAAGATGGTGAATTGGTGGCAGCACGTTTTGAGCTATATATCGAGGGCTTGGAGCTTGCCAATGCCTATGATGAACTCATCGATGCAGAAGTACTGCGTTCACGCTTTGAAGCAGATAATGCTGAACGCGAAAAACTAGGCTTGCATGTGATGCCAATCGATGAATATTTATTGGCTGCCTTACCGAATATGACTGAGTGTTCGGGCATTGCACTCGGAATTGACCGCTTACTGATGATCGCCACTGAAAAAATGCGTTTAGAGCATGTGATTACATTCCCAGCCGATGTGTCTTAA
- a CDS encoding multifunctional CCA addition/repair protein: MQVYLVGGAVRDQLLGHPYHEKDYVVVGATPEQLLAQGFQPVGKDFPVFLHPETKDEYALARTERKSGHGYHGFEFFTDVSVTLEEDLIRRDLTINAIAMDDDGKIYDPYHGHDDLNHKILRHVSDAFAEDPLRVLRVARFAARYHQYGFKVADETLELMQQLSASGELKALTAERVWKETSRALMEKDADVYFEVLRACGALKVLFPELDALYGVPQRPEYHPEIDCGIHTMMSLQQACKANYSLDVRFAVLVHDLGKALTPVEELPRHIMHEERGIQPVTEVCDRLKVPTNTKQLALAVCKEHLKSHQAFTLKAGTLWRLLQRLDVLRRPERVEAFIQACECDAKGRLGLEDRDYPQAAYLRRAMELVRNIKASDLPAEVKGPDIGEMLIQKRIDALAALKASHQ, encoded by the coding sequence ATGCAAGTTTATTTAGTAGGCGGTGCCGTCCGAGATCAATTGCTCGGACACCCCTATCACGAAAAGGATTATGTCGTTGTTGGCGCAACGCCTGAACAACTGCTTGCCCAAGGTTTTCAACCTGTGGGTAAAGATTTCCCTGTGTTTCTGCATCCTGAAACCAAAGATGAATATGCACTGGCCCGAACTGAACGTAAGTCAGGACATGGCTATCATGGCTTTGAGTTTTTCACCGATGTCAGTGTCACCTTAGAAGAAGACCTCATCCGTCGTGACCTGACCATCAATGCCATTGCCATGGATGATGATGGGAAAATCTATGATCCTTATCATGGACATGATGACTTAAACCATAAAATTCTACGTCATGTTTCAGATGCCTTTGCGGAAGACCCTTTACGTGTACTACGGGTGGCACGTTTTGCCGCACGTTATCATCAGTACGGCTTTAAAGTGGCAGATGAAACGCTTGAACTCATGCAACAGCTTTCAGCCTCAGGTGAACTCAAAGCCTTGACTGCTGAACGGGTATGGAAAGAAACCTCTCGTGCCTTAATGGAAAAAGATGCAGATGTGTATTTTGAAGTGCTGCGTGCGTGTGGTGCTTTAAAAGTCCTGTTCCCTGAACTTGATGCCCTATATGGCGTACCTCAGCGTCCTGAATATCATCCTGAAATTGACTGTGGTATTCATACCATGATGTCTTTGCAACAGGCCTGTAAAGCCAACTATTCTTTGGATGTACGCTTCGCGGTTTTGGTGCATGACTTAGGTAAAGCGTTGACACCTGTTGAAGAATTACCACGGCATATCATGCATGAAGAACGTGGCATACAACCTGTGACTGAGGTCTGTGATCGCTTAAAAGTACCCACCAATACCAAGCAACTGGCTTTGGCAGTCTGTAAAGAGCATTTGAAAAGTCATCAAGCCTTTACCTTAAAAGCAGGCACACTTTGGCGCTTGTTACAACGTCTTGATGTATTACGTCGTCCTGAACGAGTTGAAGCATTTATTCAGGCCTGTGAATGTGATGCCAAAGGTCGACTCGGTCTAGAAGATCGTGATTATCCGCAAGCAGCCTATTTGCGTCGTGCCATGGAATTGGTCCGCAATATTAAAGCTTCGGACTTACCTGCTGAGGTGAAAGGCCCTGATATTGGTGAAATGCTGATTCAAAAACGTATTGATGCTTTGGCTGCTCTGAAAGCCAGTCATCAATAA
- a CDS encoding NADP-dependent malic enzyme, with protein MDDQSLKEQALYYHEFPTPGKISVTPSKQLINQHDLALAYSPGVAAPCLEIEKDPSKAALYTARGNLVAVVSNGTAVLGLGNIGPLASKPVMEGKGVLFKKFAGVDVFDIEIAENDPDKIVDIVASLEPTFGGINLEDIKAPECFYIEQKLRERMNIPVFHDDQHGTSIIVGSALLNALQLNGKKIDQIKIVASGAGAAALSCLDLLCALGAKKENIVVADSRGLLTTKREGLDASKLRYVQDIEQTQLADVIAGADMFLGLSAAGILTKEMVKLMAKDPIIFALANPDPEILPEHAHEVRDDVIMATGRSDYPNQVNNALCFPYIFRGALDVGATTINEEMKIACVYAIARMAHVEADSASYGEKSASFGRDYLIPRPLDQRLILEIAPAIAQAAMDSGVATRPILDFAAYRQRLSEFVYNSAFIMKPIFAQAKSDPKRIAYAEGEDLRVLRAVQIAVDEGLAKPILVGRPAVIEANIKKLGLRLQDGVNITIVDQEKNPDYEKFADDYYTLMQRKGVTPEYAQRETRRRSTLIAAMLVRHGLADGMLCGTYSSYDIHLDFVRNVIGQKEGMNNFFTLNALMLDERNIFIADTYINRNPTAEQLAEMTILAAEEVRRFGITPRVALLSHSSFGSDQDDPSAQKMRQVYDILSKTAPELEVEGEMHADAALDENIRHFAFPNSRFKGPANLLIMPNLDAANISFNLLKSTSGNNVTIGPILLGAAKPVHILTPTATTRRLVNMTALTVAEIQENEKDAL; from the coding sequence ATGGACGATCAATCTTTAAAAGAGCAAGCACTTTATTACCACGAATTTCCAACCCCAGGTAAAATTAGCGTCACACCTAGCAAACAACTGATCAATCAACACGATTTAGCTCTAGCCTATTCTCCAGGTGTTGCAGCGCCGTGTTTAGAAATTGAAAAAGATCCGTCTAAGGCTGCACTTTATACGGCACGTGGAAACTTGGTTGCTGTGGTCAGTAATGGTACTGCGGTGCTCGGTTTAGGGAATATTGGTCCATTGGCGTCAAAACCTGTGATGGAAGGTAAAGGCGTTCTGTTCAAAAAGTTTGCCGGCGTTGATGTGTTCGATATCGAAATTGCTGAAAATGATCCAGATAAAATTGTCGATATCGTGGCGTCATTAGAACCTACCTTTGGCGGGATTAACCTTGAAGACATCAAGGCGCCAGAATGTTTCTACATTGAGCAAAAACTGCGTGAACGCATGAATATTCCTGTGTTCCATGATGATCAACACGGTACCTCAATTATTGTCGGTTCAGCACTGTTAAATGCATTGCAATTGAATGGCAAAAAAATTGATCAAATCAAAATTGTCGCTTCAGGTGCAGGTGCCGCAGCCCTCTCTTGTTTAGATTTACTGTGCGCTTTAGGTGCCAAAAAAGAAAACATTGTGGTGGCCGATTCACGTGGTCTTTTAACCACGAAACGTGAAGGCTTAGATGCGTCTAAATTACGTTATGTACAAGATATTGAACAAACTCAATTGGCGGACGTGATTGCAGGTGCGGACATGTTCTTGGGTCTTTCAGCTGCCGGCATTTTAACCAAAGAAATGGTTAAGTTAATGGCCAAAGATCCGATTATCTTTGCTTTAGCAAATCCAGACCCTGAAATTTTACCTGAACATGCACACGAAGTTCGTGATGACGTGATCATGGCAACAGGCCGTTCGGATTATCCAAACCAAGTCAATAACGCGCTTTGCTTCCCGTACATCTTCCGTGGTGCATTAGACGTTGGTGCAACCACCATTAATGAAGAGATGAAGATTGCCTGTGTCTATGCGATTGCTCGTATGGCACATGTTGAAGCAGATTCAGCATCTTATGGTGAAAAATCAGCATCTTTTGGTCGTGATTACTTGATTCCTCGTCCACTCGATCAACGTTTAATTCTTGAAATTGCGCCTGCTATCGCACAAGCTGCGATGGATTCGGGTGTGGCAACACGTCCTATTTTGGACTTTGCTGCCTATCGTCAACGTTTATCTGAGTTTGTGTATAACTCAGCATTCATTATGAAACCGATTTTTGCTCAAGCAAAATCTGATCCGAAGCGTATTGCCTATGCGGAAGGTGAAGATTTACGTGTACTCCGTGCTGTGCAAATTGCAGTGGATGAAGGTTTAGCAAAACCAATTTTGGTCGGTCGCCCTGCGGTGATTGAAGCCAATATCAAAAAATTGGGTTTACGTTTGCAAGATGGCGTGAATATCACCATCGTGGATCAAGAAAAAAATCCAGATTACGAAAAATTTGCAGATGACTACTACACATTAATGCAACGCAAAGGGGTGACACCTGAATATGCGCAACGTGAGACACGTCGTCGTTCAACCTTAATTGCGGCAATGTTGGTTCGTCATGGTTTAGCCGATGGCATGCTCTGTGGTACATATTCAAGCTACGACATCCATTTAGATTTCGTGCGCAATGTGATTGGTCAAAAAGAAGGTATGAATAACTTCTTTACCTTAAATGCCTTAATGTTAGATGAACGTAATATCTTTATTGCGGATACCTACATCAACCGTAACCCAACGGCTGAACAATTGGCTGAAATGACCATTTTGGCGGCTGAAGAAGTGCGTCGTTTTGGTATTACGCCACGCGTTGCTCTGCTCTCTCACTCAAGTTTTGGTTCAGATCAAGATGACCCAAGTGCACAAAAAATGCGTCAGGTGTATGACATCTTGAGCAAAACTGCACCTGAACTTGAAGTTGAAGGTGAAATGCATGCCGATGCAGCTTTGGATGAAAATATTCGTCACTTTGCCTTCCCGAACTCACGTTTCAAAGGCCCTGCAAACCTGCTGATTATGCCAAATCTGGATGCGGCCAATATTTCATTCAACCTGTTGAAATCAACTTCAGGAAACAATGTCACCATTGGTCCAATCCTATTGGGTGCGGCGAAGCCTGTGCATATCTTGACCCCAACAGCAACCACGCGTCGTTTAGTCAATATGACTGCGCTGACTGTGGCTGAAATTCAAGAAAATGAGAAAGATGCGCTTTAA
- a CDS encoding sensor domain-containing protein, whose protein sequence is MDDIQEDTLSRGVSATQVKNAAYHLHYFLAWVLFACFYNIIIYHIYFKSYSSIYNTWFCCFALLMLVFMLMTRQFARNKNLSTFNLDTWSQLVCMSVGAGLAIGVYIINQSMGIENKLISEVHLIVFTGLLLSISYLVAVVYLAQRLRYFLLVFVPSALPVVFSKVLFFNQISDVYNFIFNVWFSVILISAILTHKIHKRLNLLNNHNKFYLKQSRAHLEESALLQKQLKSEITKSHSIENELQLNNQLLEQKVKERTYDINKIKDRLENHQANLDFAHETAGIHSWLWNIEKRTVELSGKKSHVKVIQYDSQKDQIDLMIHPEDQAHYNQMMRLHLRGQTERFEATYRVQKDQHWNWIKDIGKVIARDPITRKPLRMVGIHRDIEQERSDQEKLKLAANVFNQVAQGVFVLDNNLCFLEVNPFFCSLIDIPAEHVVGKHIFDITVNTVFEVSEKHSSITQKILQSGNYDAEVQEEFVSGKSLILWLHINAVRDDKNRVMNYVGVVSDLTDRRNHEQRLAYLENYDLLTDLPNRVYFNLQMHQYMISKSKSLSHFAIIRLNVDRFRNFNEYLNNQCGDELLKQISKRLKSTCSDALLISYLNNDDFALIYNLNHPRASIQQKVDEIMHIFHQPFIILDQEHAISASLGIAIYPEHGRQIGSLNSHAEHALVEAKKLGGNTVYFYNNKTDSLFENDIQLEHDLRHAIKNNQLEVYYQPKVDSENMTIYGFEALIRWLHPQHGLIIPDLFLPIAEETSLISEIGQFVIFETCKQIRAWKDLGFDDIRVSVNVVAQQIHRGQLIENIDAALSIYNLKANTLDLELTESSLLDKSEHVIELLNNLKKRGITISLDDFGTGYSSLAYLADYPIDNLKIDKAFISKIGQTKDNAIVNAIVAMGKTMGMCIVAEGVENIEQIEYLQQLGCDYFQGYYFSKPLNSKDCTEFLSQNRIIAHLS, encoded by the coding sequence ATGGACGACATACAGGAAGACACTCTCTCCCGCGGCGTGTCTGCTACGCAAGTCAAAAATGCAGCTTATCATTTGCATTATTTTCTTGCATGGGTCTTGTTTGCCTGTTTCTATAACATAATTATTTATCACATCTATTTCAAAAGCTATTCTTCAATTTACAACACTTGGTTTTGCTGTTTTGCACTGCTGATGCTAGTGTTCATGCTGATGACCCGCCAATTTGCCCGCAATAAAAACCTCAGCACCTTTAATTTAGACACTTGGTCGCAATTGGTCTGCATGAGTGTTGGTGCTGGACTGGCGATTGGGGTGTATATCATCAATCAGTCCATGGGCATTGAAAACAAGCTTATTTCAGAAGTGCATTTGATTGTATTTACTGGACTGCTGCTTTCTATTTCTTATTTGGTTGCGGTGGTGTATTTGGCGCAGCGACTGCGCTATTTTTTATTGGTCTTTGTGCCCTCTGCGCTGCCTGTGGTTTTTTCCAAAGTTCTATTTTTCAACCAAATTTCAGATGTTTATAATTTTATTTTTAATGTCTGGTTTAGCGTAATTTTGATCAGCGCCATACTGACCCATAAAATTCATAAACGCCTTAATTTACTCAATAATCACAATAAATTTTACTTAAAACAATCCCGCGCTCATCTTGAAGAATCCGCTTTACTGCAAAAACAACTTAAGAGTGAAATCACCAAATCGCATAGTATTGAAAACGAATTACAACTCAATAATCAATTGCTTGAACAAAAAGTTAAAGAACGCACCTATGACATCAACAAAATCAAAGATCGTCTAGAAAACCATCAAGCCAATTTAGATTTTGCCCATGAAACCGCAGGCATTCATTCTTGGCTATGGAATATCGAAAAAAGAACGGTTGAGCTTTCAGGTAAAAAGTCTCACGTCAAAGTCATTCAATATGACAGTCAGAAAGATCAGATTGACTTAATGATTCATCCTGAAGACCAAGCGCACTACAACCAAATGATGCGTCTGCATTTACGGGGTCAAACCGAGCGTTTTGAAGCCACCTATCGGGTTCAAAAAGACCAACATTGGAATTGGATTAAGGACATTGGTAAAGTCATTGCACGCGATCCGATTACGCGTAAACCATTACGTATGGTCGGCATCCACCGTGATATCGAACAAGAAAGAAGTGACCAAGAGAAACTGAAACTGGCTGCCAACGTGTTTAACCAAGTGGCACAGGGCGTTTTCGTTTTAGACAACAATTTATGCTTTTTAGAAGTGAACCCCTTCTTCTGTTCTCTGATTGATATCCCTGCCGAGCATGTGGTCGGTAAACATATCTTTGATATCACGGTCAATACTGTATTTGAAGTCAGTGAAAAGCATTCATCCATTACCCAAAAAATCTTGCAATCTGGCAATTATGATGCCGAAGTACAAGAAGAATTTGTGTCTGGAAAATCACTGATTTTATGGTTACATATCAATGCGGTGCGAGACGATAAAAATCGTGTGATGAACTATGTCGGTGTGGTGTCAGATCTGACAGATCGACGCAATCACGAACAACGACTTGCCTATTTAGAGAACTATGACCTGCTGACTGATCTCCCGAATCGGGTGTATTTTAATTTGCAAATGCATCAATACATGATCAGTAAATCTAAATCCTTGAGTCATTTTGCGATTATTCGACTCAATGTCGATCGTTTCCGTAATTTCAATGAATATCTCAACAATCAATGTGGCGATGAACTCTTAAAGCAAATTTCTAAACGACTCAAAAGCACCTGCTCCGATGCTTTGCTGATTTCCTATTTAAACAATGACGATTTTGCCCTGATTTATAATCTCAATCATCCGCGTGCATCCATTCAACAAAAGGTGGATGAGATTATGCATATTTTTCATCAGCCTTTTATCATTTTGGATCAAGAGCATGCGATTTCTGCCTCATTGGGCATTGCGATTTATCCTGAACATGGGCGCCAAATTGGTAGCCTCAATAGTCATGCGGAACATGCATTGGTTGAAGCCAAAAAACTCGGCGGCAATACGGTTTATTTCTATAACAACAAAACCGATTCACTGTTTGAAAATGACATACAGCTAGAACATGATTTAAGACATGCGATTAAAAACAATCAGCTAGAAGTCTACTATCAGCCTAAAGTCGATAGTGAAAACATGACCATTTATGGCTTTGAGGCGCTGATTCGTTGGTTACATCCGCAACATGGCTTGATTATCCCTGATCTGTTTTTACCGATTGCCGAAGAAACCAGTTTGATTTCTGAGATTGGTCAGTTTGTGATTTTTGAAACCTGTAAACAAATCCGTGCATGGAAAGATTTAGGGTTTGATGATATTCGAGTATCAGTGAATGTGGTGGCACAGCAAATTCATCGTGGGCAATTAATTGAAAATATCGACGCAGCTCTGAGCATTTATAACCTCAAAGCCAATACCCTTGATCTTGAATTGACTGAATCTTCTTTACTGGATAAATCAGAGCATGTGATTGAATTATTAAATAATTTAAAGAAACGTGGCATTACGATTTCGCTCGATGACTTTGGTACCGGTTATTCTTCACTCGCTTACTTAGCGGATTATCCAATAGATAACTTGAAGATTGATAAAGCCTTTATTTCCAAAATTGGTCAAACCAAAGACAATGCCATTGTCAATGCGATTGTGGCGATGGGTAAAACCATGGGCATGTGTATTGTGGCTGAAGGGGTTGAAAACATTGAGCAGATTGAATATTTACAACAACTCGGTTGTGACTATTTCCAAGGTTATTATTTCTCCAAGCCCTTGAATAGCAAAGATTGCACAGAATTCTTATCGCAAAATAGAATTATTGCCCATTTGTCTTAA
- a CDS encoding 16S rRNA (uracil(1498)-N(3))-methyltransferase, which yields MPRFFIEADLAVDTHVELTETVFHHWVKVLRAQVGEVATLFNGQGGEYQVTLSEVNKKSATVSVDQFNPDDRTPKFTTLLGQVMSKGDRMDYAIQKAVELGVSEIQLLTSERCEMRLKYDRDQKKIDHWQGIAIAACEQCGMNRVPQILAPLSLEKWLETTLPETKLVLAPNKDQVNVLEQATANIALLIGPEGGLSEAEIQAANAVGFLNWCIGERVLRTETAPVVALSILNYNI from the coding sequence ATGCCCCGTTTTTTTATTGAAGCTGATTTAGCTGTAGATACGCATGTTGAGTTAACAGAAACCGTATTTCACCATTGGGTAAAAGTATTACGGGCACAAGTCGGTGAAGTGGCAACCTTATTCAATGGACAAGGTGGCGAATACCAAGTCACATTGTCTGAAGTCAATAAAAAGTCGGCCACAGTTTCGGTGGATCAATTTAATCCCGATGATCGCACCCCAAAATTCACAACCCTCCTGGGTCAAGTGATGAGTAAGGGGGATCGTATGGATTATGCCATTCAAAAAGCCGTTGAATTGGGTGTGTCTGAGATTCAATTGCTGACCTCTGAACGCTGTGAAATGCGCTTAAAGTATGATCGCGATCAAAAGAAAATTGACCATTGGCAAGGCATTGCGATTGCAGCATGTGAACAATGCGGTATGAATCGAGTGCCTCAAATTCTTGCGCCGCTCAGCTTAGAAAAATGGCTTGAAACCACGCTTCCTGAAACCAAGTTAGTACTTGCACCCAATAAAGATCAAGTCAATGTGCTTGAACAAGCCACTGCTAACATTGCGTTATTAATTGGCCCTGAAGGGGGCTTAAGTGAAGCTGAAATTCAAGCTGCCAATGCTGTAGGATTCTTAAATTGGTGCATTGGGGAGCGCGTACTCCGCACCGAAACGGCACCTGTGGTTGCACTGTCTATTCTTAATTACAATATTTAA
- the metF gene encoding methylenetetrahydrofolate reductase [NAD(P)H]: MSKRVPISFEFFPTKTDAGAEKLRVVHQELQLLNPEFFSVTYGAGGSTRERTLSAINDFNGKGTPVAPHLSCIGDDKARIAELLDLYKAQGIDRIVALRGDLPSGQVGLGELPYASDLVEFIRNHSGDHFHIEVAAYPEMHPQAESFDIDIKNFAKKVKAGANAALTQFFFNPDAYFYFVERIQKEGIDIPVAPGIMPITNASNLIRFADGTGAEIPRWIRKQLATYGDDSASIKSFGHEVVVKLCERLIAGGAPSLHFYTMNHTEPNRQLVLDLGLA; this comes from the coding sequence ATGTCAAAACGTGTTCCTATTTCATTTGAATTTTTTCCAACCAAAACCGATGCAGGTGCGGAAAAATTGCGTGTGGTTCATCAAGAACTTCAATTGCTGAATCCAGAATTTTTCTCTGTGACCTACGGTGCAGGCGGTTCAACCCGTGAACGCACGCTTTCTGCAATCAACGATTTTAACGGCAAAGGTACGCCTGTTGCCCCTCACCTGTCGTGTATTGGTGATGACAAAGCCCGTATTGCTGAATTGTTAGATTTATATAAAGCCCAAGGAATCGATCGGATCGTTGCACTGCGTGGTGATTTACCCTCAGGTCAAGTGGGTTTGGGCGAATTGCCTTATGCTTCTGATTTAGTCGAGTTCATCCGTAACCATTCGGGCGATCACTTTCATATTGAAGTGGCGGCATACCCTGAAATGCATCCACAAGCGGAAAGCTTTGACATTGACATTAAAAACTTTGCCAAAAAAGTGAAAGCTGGTGCGAATGCTGCGCTCACACAATTCTTCTTTAATCCAGATGCGTATTTTTACTTTGTAGAGCGCATCCAAAAAGAAGGCATTGATATTCCTGTTGCCCCAGGCATTATGCCGATTACCAATGCCAGCAACTTGATTCGCTTTGCCGATGGTACAGGTGCAGAGATTCCGCGATGGATTCGTAAGCAATTGGCCACTTATGGCGACGATTCTGCAAGTATTAAATCCTTTGGACACGAAGTTGTTGTTAAACTATGCGAACGCCTGATTGCAGGTGGTGCACCAAGTCTGCACTTCTACACCATGAATCATACTGAGCCAAACCGTCAACTTGTGCTTGACCTCGGCTTAGCATAA